The following are encoded together in the Vibrio splendidus genome:
- a CDS encoding acyltransferase: MKLRILFFDLARCVAAVAVIAIHVLAPYRNELGTIPFGEWLTAITVNGFSRWAVPVFILITGALMLSDQRPFDAKYYLKRRLGKVLIPFIAWSLFYTYLSGWSAMGFDADVSWDVLLNSYHHYTYYHLGFFYYFIPLYFVIPFLQIMVRKYGDRSVYAFTAVWLFTTLLFLLKIDGPWSHELWLYTGYLPLGYLLYKIVPLNKMTVGVSVLLGGLALLTTVYMVVDASLVAEEYTVGRWLSYKTLNTVLAASMVFMVCRYYGEGLSEKSNQVVGFISKHSLGIYLLHPIFLWPMKEFGWYQGHPAWVIPLWIVISGAGALWMSWLVSKSERTRWLLP; the protein is encoded by the coding sequence ATGAAGCTGCGAATTCTCTTTTTTGATTTAGCACGATGTGTCGCGGCCGTAGCGGTTATCGCGATTCATGTTTTGGCGCCTTATCGCAATGAATTAGGCACCATTCCTTTCGGTGAATGGCTGACCGCCATTACGGTGAACGGTTTCAGTCGTTGGGCAGTGCCGGTGTTCATATTGATTACTGGTGCTCTGATGCTGAGTGATCAGCGCCCGTTTGACGCCAAGTACTACCTCAAGCGTCGTCTGGGTAAGGTGCTGATCCCTTTCATTGCCTGGTCGCTGTTCTATACCTACCTATCGGGTTGGTCTGCGATGGGCTTTGATGCTGACGTTAGTTGGGATGTGCTACTCAATAGCTATCATCACTATACCTACTATCACCTTGGCTTCTTTTATTACTTTATCCCACTCTACTTTGTTATTCCGTTCTTGCAGATCATGGTCAGAAAGTACGGTGATAGATCTGTCTATGCCTTTACGGCGGTATGGTTGTTCACAACATTGCTGTTCTTACTAAAAATCGATGGCCCTTGGAGTCACGAATTGTGGTTGTACACCGGCTACTTACCATTGGGTTACTTGCTGTACAAGATTGTGCCACTTAACAAGATGACAGTTGGCGTGAGTGTGTTACTGGGTGGGTTAGCGTTACTGACTACGGTTTACATGGTGGTTGATGCAAGCTTGGTAGCAGAAGAGTACACGGTAGGGCGTTGGTTATCTTACAAGACGTTGAATACCGTATTAGCGGCGAGCATGGTGTTCATGGTGTGCCGTTACTATGGTGAAGGCTTGTCTGAGAAGAGCAATCAAGTGGTTGGTTTTATCAGTAAGCACAGCTTAGGTATTTACCTGCTGCACCCGATTTTCTTATGGCCAATGAAAGAATTCGGTTGGTACCAAGGACATCCTGCTTGGGTTATTCCATTATGGATCGTGATCAGCGGAGCTGGCGCGTTATGGATGAGCTGGTTGGTCTCTAAGTCAGAGAGAACGC
- the arsJ gene encoding organoarsenical effux MFS transporter ArsJ: MFSNLSKSVRQYMLVTFNYWNFTITDGALRMLVVLYFYDLGYSSLEIASLFLFYEFFGVVTNLIGGWLGARLGLNKTMNIGLGMQVVALGMLAVPSAMLTIPWVMAAQALSGIAKDLNKMSAKSSIKTLVPDEQQGALYKWIAILTGSKNALKGAGFFIGGLLLSTIGFQYAVLAMAAVLTLVFIGSLASLEADMGKAKTKPKFKQIFSKSESINILSAARMFLFGARDVWFVIALPIYLGSVFGWDHSWVGGFLAVWTIAYGFVQGIAPKITGKAQGKVPDGHAALLWAGALAIVTAGIAYAVQIGWQPEFVIIGGLMVFGAIFAVNSSLHSYLIVSYAKGDGVSLDVGFYYMANAMGRLIGTILSGLVFQMAGLSACLWVSFAFLAITTVISLRLPKVPQISAA; encoded by the coding sequence ATGTTTTCAAATCTAAGTAAGAGCGTTCGCCAATATATGTTGGTGACTTTCAACTACTGGAACTTCACCATTACTGATGGTGCACTTCGTATGCTGGTGGTTCTGTATTTTTACGACCTTGGCTACAGTTCACTAGAAATCGCCTCACTGTTCCTTTTCTATGAATTCTTTGGTGTGGTGACCAACCTAATCGGTGGCTGGTTAGGGGCGCGTCTTGGCCTCAACAAGACCATGAACATCGGGTTAGGGATGCAAGTCGTCGCCTTGGGTATGCTCGCGGTGCCATCAGCCATGTTGACCATTCCTTGGGTAATGGCGGCGCAGGCTTTGTCTGGTATTGCTAAAGACCTCAATAAGATGAGTGCCAAGAGCTCGATTAAGACTCTGGTACCTGATGAACAGCAGGGTGCGCTTTATAAGTGGATAGCGATTCTGACCGGCTCTAAGAATGCGCTTAAAGGCGCAGGGTTCTTTATTGGTGGTTTGCTGCTTTCAACAATTGGTTTCCAATATGCAGTGCTTGCGATGGCTGCTGTACTGACATTAGTGTTCATCGGCAGCTTGGCGAGCTTAGAAGCGGACATGGGTAAAGCTAAAACCAAACCTAAATTCAAACAGATCTTCTCTAAGTCTGAATCCATCAACATCCTATCTGCTGCGCGTATGTTCCTGTTTGGTGCTCGTGATGTGTGGTTTGTGATTGCTTTGCCGATTTACCTAGGCAGCGTGTTTGGGTGGGATCACTCATGGGTGGGTGGCTTCTTAGCGGTTTGGACCATCGCATATGGCTTTGTGCAGGGCATTGCACCCAAGATTACTGGTAAAGCACAAGGCAAGGTGCCAGATGGCCATGCCGCGTTGTTATGGGCAGGTGCGTTGGCTATCGTGACTGCCGGTATTGCCTATGCGGTGCAAATTGGCTGGCAACCCGAGTTCGTTATTATCGGTGGCTTGATGGTGTTTGGTGCCATCTTTGCGGTGAATTCATCGCTGCACTCATACCTTATTGTGAGTTATGCGAAAGGCGATGGCGTTTCTCTTGATGTCGGTTTCTATTACATGGCAAATGCAATGGGCCGTTTGATTGGCACTATCTTGTCAGGGTTGGTATTCCAAATGGCCGGTTTGTCTGCGTGTTTGTGGGTATCTTTTGCGTTCTTAGCGATAACGACGGTGATCTCTCTGCGTTTACCTAAAGTGCCGCAAATCTCAGCGGCATAA
- a CDS encoding cyclin-dependent kinase inhibitor 3 family protein — protein sequence MTHPTWQLDLETGALVLTPCPGTKDADLDASLTQLKAQGVEAIVTALDDHELASKDVAALGEKTRALGMQWFQTEIEDDCAPGADFAAKWQAASPALHQVVDNGGKVAMHCMGGSGRTGLLAAHLLLEKSWDLSKIVQEVQALRPGAFTKPIQVEYINGVANS from the coding sequence ATGACACACCCAACATGGCAACTAGATCTAGAAACTGGTGCGTTAGTGCTTACTCCGTGCCCAGGTACTAAAGACGCTGACCTAGATGCATCATTAACGCAACTGAAAGCACAAGGCGTTGAAGCTATCGTGACAGCACTTGATGACCATGAGCTTGCAAGTAAAGACGTGGCGGCACTTGGCGAAAAAACACGTGCGCTAGGCATGCAATGGTTCCAGACCGAAATTGAAGACGACTGTGCACCGGGTGCTGATTTTGCTGCGAAATGGCAAGCGGCTAGCCCTGCGTTGCATCAAGTGGTTGATAACGGCGGCAAGGTAGCAATGCACTGCATGGGCGGTTCTGGTCGCACTGGTTTACTCGCTGCACATCTGCTGCTAGAGAAGAGCTGGGATCTGAGCAAGATTGTTCAAGAGGTGCAGGCACTGCGTCCGGGCGCATTTACTAAGCCTATTCAGGTTGAATACATTAATGGCGTAGCGAACAGCTAA
- a CDS encoding ArsJ-associated glyceraldehyde-3-phosphate dehydrogenase — protein MTVKVGINGFGRIGRLALRAAFDWDELEFVQINDVAGDTATLAHLLEFDSVQGRWNHEVAVEGDEMIINGQRIKTTKERDIDAIDWSGCDVVIEATGVHRKTSFLNKYLEQGVKRVVVSAPVKEEGIANIVVGVNDNIFDPAVHKIVTAASCTTNCLAPVVKVINEKLGIENAAFTTIHDLTNTQTILDAPHKDLRRARACGMSLIPTTTGSAKAIVEIFPELENRINGHAVRVPLANASLTDIIFEVKQDTTVEEVNAMLKEASENELKGILGFEERPLVSIDYKGDQRSTIVDALSTMLVGKRMVKIYAWYDNEMGYATRTAELVRTVGLA, from the coding sequence ATGACAGTCAAAGTAGGTATTAATGGTTTTGGTCGTATCGGCCGTCTAGCACTTCGCGCAGCATTCGATTGGGATGAGCTAGAATTTGTTCAAATTAACGATGTTGCTGGCGACACAGCAACATTGGCTCACCTTCTTGAATTCGATTCGGTTCAAGGTCGTTGGAATCACGAAGTGGCTGTTGAAGGCGACGAGATGATCATCAATGGTCAACGCATCAAAACCACAAAAGAGCGCGACATTGATGCGATCGATTGGTCTGGTTGTGATGTGGTTATCGAAGCGACAGGTGTTCACCGTAAGACATCTTTCCTAAACAAATACCTAGAGCAAGGTGTGAAGCGCGTTGTGGTATCAGCTCCTGTGAAAGAAGAAGGCATCGCAAACATCGTTGTCGGTGTGAACGACAATATCTTCGATCCTGCGGTACATAAAATCGTAACGGCAGCGTCTTGTACAACCAACTGTCTCGCGCCAGTGGTTAAGGTGATCAACGAGAAGCTTGGTATCGAGAACGCAGCTTTCACCACTATTCATGATCTAACTAACACGCAAACGATTCTTGATGCGCCCCACAAAGACTTACGCCGTGCACGAGCATGTGGCATGAGCCTTATCCCAACAACAACGGGCAGCGCCAAAGCGATTGTTGAGATCTTCCCAGAGCTTGAAAACCGTATCAACGGCCACGCGGTTCGTGTACCACTAGCGAATGCTTCTCTGACAGACATCATCTTCGAAGTGAAGCAAGACACCACGGTAGAAGAAGTTAACGCGATGCTGAAAGAAGCGTCTGAGAACGAACTGAAAGGCATTCTTGGCTTTGAAGAGCGTCCACTGGTTTCTATCGATTACAAAGGCGATCAACGCTCAACCATCGTGGATGCACTATCAACGATGTTGGTCGGTAAGCGCATGGTTAAGATCTACGCTTGGTACGACAACGAGATGGGTTACGCGACACGTACCGCTGAGCTGGTTCGTACCGTCGGTTTAGCATAA
- a CDS encoding metalloregulator ArsR/SmtB family transcription factor, with protein sequence MLPHQFFKLLSDETRVRCLMLIVRNECLSVGELTQALQESQPKVSRHLAQLRSNGILTDVRQGQWVFYRLSQDLPGWMLKLIDDLIASNCLKTEYQQDIERLESMNSRPVCCV encoded by the coding sequence ATGCTTCCTCACCAATTTTTTAAATTACTGTCCGATGAAACGCGAGTGCGTTGCTTAATGTTGATCGTTCGCAATGAGTGCTTATCGGTTGGTGAGTTGACTCAGGCATTGCAAGAAAGTCAGCCAAAGGTTTCACGCCATCTTGCGCAGTTGCGTTCAAACGGCATTTTGACTGATGTTCGCCAAGGGCAGTGGGTGTTTTACCGCCTGTCACAAGATTTACCAGGTTGGATGCTAAAGTTAATTGACGACCTTATCGCATCGAACTGTTTGAAAACTGAATACCAGCAAGATATTGAGCGCTTAGAGTCGATGAACTCACGCCCAGTATGTTGCGTTTAA
- a CDS encoding EAL and HDOD domain-containing protein, translating to MTATYVARQPILNRNKNTLGYELLFRDGERNAYPAHIESNRATYRLIVENFLSVGHNPSIPSSRCFINFPHQSLIRRLPLGLPKDKVVVEILETCQPTDELLEAVKELYQAGYMIALDDFTSTPEWERFLKYTHIVKLDIMQMGLNEACDLVRAHQGKKFSFLAERVETEQEFKQAKEAGFKFFQGYFFSKPEIIKTKYISPEQVIAMELFQEVCKPEVNFQRVESIVAKDVALSYKLLRFVNTMSPRLEVTISSFRQALVYLGQEKLKMFVSLAVASYVSDKKPKELYGLSLQRAQFCQRMSRYQAFEGHAEQAFMIGLFSLLDALLDLSLENLVEQLPLCKSIKVALLRREGPYGTLLALEESFEHADWQQMDEHCAHLGLSVEQVKTELTEARRWSHNVTNQL from the coding sequence ATGACCGCTACCTACGTTGCTCGACAACCTATCTTAAACCGTAACAAGAACACGCTTGGTTATGAGCTGTTGTTTCGCGACGGAGAAAGGAATGCCTACCCAGCGCATATTGAGTCTAATCGAGCAACGTATCGTCTGATTGTTGAGAACTTCTTATCGGTTGGGCATAACCCTTCGATTCCATCTTCGCGCTGTTTTATTAATTTCCCTCATCAAAGCTTGATTCGTCGACTTCCTTTAGGCTTGCCGAAAGACAAGGTGGTGGTCGAGATTCTTGAAACCTGCCAACCGACGGATGAGCTGTTAGAAGCGGTCAAAGAGCTCTATCAAGCGGGGTACATGATTGCCCTAGATGATTTTACCTCTACGCCAGAATGGGAACGATTCCTTAAATACACGCATATTGTTAAGCTCGATATCATGCAAATGGGCTTGAATGAAGCGTGTGATTTGGTAAGAGCTCATCAAGGGAAGAAGTTTAGCTTTCTGGCTGAAAGAGTCGAAACTGAGCAAGAGTTTAAGCAAGCGAAAGAGGCGGGTTTTAAGTTCTTCCAAGGGTACTTCTTCAGCAAACCTGAAATCATCAAGACCAAGTACATTAGCCCTGAGCAAGTAATTGCTATGGAGCTGTTCCAAGAAGTGTGTAAGCCGGAAGTCAACTTTCAACGTGTCGAAAGCATCGTCGCGAAAGATGTTGCCTTGTCGTATAAGTTACTGCGTTTTGTGAATACCATGTCACCTCGTCTTGAGGTCACCATCTCTTCGTTCCGCCAGGCTTTGGTTTATCTGGGGCAAGAGAAGCTGAAAATGTTTGTCTCGTTGGCGGTGGCGTCTTATGTCTCTGATAAGAAGCCAAAAGAGCTATATGGCTTATCGCTTCAGCGAGCTCAGTTCTGCCAACGTATGTCTCGTTATCAGGCATTTGAAGGGCATGCCGAGCAAGCCTTTATGATTGGTTTGTTCTCGTTGCTTGATGCGCTGCTCGACTTGTCGTTAGAGAATTTAGTTGAGCAACTGCCCTTGTGTAAAAGTATCAAGGTGGCTCTGCTACGTAGAGAAGGGCCATATGGAACCTTGCTGGCCCTTGAAGAGAGCTTTGAGCATGCCGATTGGCAGCAGATGGATGAGCACTGTGCTCATTTAGGATTGAGTGTGGAACAGGTTAAAACTGAGCTCACCGAAGCTCGACGCTGGAGTCATAACGTAACCAATCAGCTCTGA
- the rhtB gene encoding homoserine/homoserine lactone efflux protein — MDTHVWLAYVVTAILFSLAPGSGTVNSISNGLSYGTKKSLASIAGLQLGLAFHIMLVGAGIGALVAQSALAFTIIKWVGVVYLVWLGIQKWRDNSSLVASEESSTLSSGKLLRNAVLINLTNPKSIVFLVALFPQFIDPTQPQAPQLLVLGVTTVFIDSVVMLGYTSLASQMGRFIRSDRIMSKINKIFGGMFMGCGALLAAAKA, encoded by the coding sequence ATGGATACTCATGTTTGGCTTGCTTATGTCGTCACGGCGATATTGTTTAGTTTGGCTCCGGGCTCTGGTACCGTTAACTCAATCAGCAATGGGCTAAGTTATGGCACCAAGAAGTCACTTGCGTCGATCGCCGGCTTACAGCTCGGTCTTGCATTCCACATCATGCTGGTGGGTGCCGGTATTGGTGCACTGGTGGCTCAATCTGCGTTGGCGTTCACCATCATCAAATGGGTAGGCGTGGTTTACCTTGTTTGGTTGGGTATTCAAAAATGGCGTGATAATTCTAGCTTGGTGGCTTCAGAAGAAAGCTCAACGCTATCGAGTGGTAAGCTGCTTAGAAATGCCGTGCTTATCAATCTAACTAACCCAAAATCTATCGTGTTTTTGGTGGCTTTGTTTCCTCAATTTATCGATCCTACACAACCGCAAGCACCGCAGTTATTAGTGCTAGGAGTTACAACCGTATTCATTGATAGTGTTGTTATGTTGGGTTACACCTCATTAGCTTCACAAATGGGACGTTTTATTCGTTCTGATCGTATAATGAGTAAGATAAATAAAATATTTGGTGGTATGTTCATGGGTTGCGGTGCCTTGCTTGCTGCCGCTAAAGCTTAG
- a CDS encoding alpha/beta fold hydrolase has product MENHSAAPFSYTQEPEFEQAIKHPISALWQQRKDGYVTSSGKKKLYWCSLTSPTHTKAIVISNGRIECCLKYQELFYDFYQQGYDVYSFDHQGQGQSERMVTDSDIGHIHEFDDYASDMSDVIASFDLSRYSNRYLLAHSMGSTIATRYLQTHPDHPFDKVTLCAPMFGIKTEWYFKPIAMVVGQVLTAFYAKPTYAPGQQAYYSKPFENNLLSHSKVRYHWFRCLYDGSPSLQVGGPSTRWVWQGLMAAKQAIQQTRQIKIPLLLIQAGEEKIVSNSAQVKFINKLKKTNSACQFKAIEGSKHEVLFEKDEYRNQTLNAINQFFA; this is encoded by the coding sequence ATGGAAAACCACAGTGCCGCCCCATTTTCGTACACGCAAGAACCTGAGTTCGAGCAAGCGATTAAACACCCGATCTCTGCCCTTTGGCAACAACGTAAAGATGGGTATGTCACATCATCAGGTAAAAAGAAGCTGTACTGGTGTAGCCTAACCTCACCAACGCACACCAAAGCCATTGTGATTTCAAATGGCCGCATTGAGTGTTGCTTGAAATACCAAGAACTCTTTTATGATTTTTATCAGCAAGGCTATGACGTTTATTCATTTGACCACCAAGGTCAAGGCCAGTCGGAACGCATGGTAACAGACTCTGACATTGGTCACATTCATGAGTTTGATGATTACGCCTCAGATATGTCTGACGTCATTGCCAGTTTTGACCTAAGCCGATACTCCAATCGCTACCTACTGGCACACTCAATGGGCAGCACCATAGCCACTCGCTATCTACAAACTCATCCCGATCACCCGTTTGACAAAGTTACTCTGTGCGCTCCGATGTTTGGGATTAAGACTGAATGGTACTTCAAGCCCATCGCGATGGTTGTTGGACAAGTACTCACCGCTTTCTATGCTAAGCCGACTTATGCCCCGGGGCAGCAAGCGTACTACTCTAAGCCCTTCGAAAATAACTTACTCAGCCACAGCAAGGTACGCTATCACTGGTTCCGTTGCTTGTATGACGGCTCCCCTTCTTTGCAGGTTGGCGGACCAAGCACTCGCTGGGTATGGCAAGGGTTAATGGCAGCCAAGCAGGCGATACAACAAACTCGTCAAATCAAGATCCCACTGCTATTGATTCAAGCTGGTGAGGAGAAGATTGTCAGCAACAGCGCTCAAGTGAAGTTCATCAATAAACTGAAGAAAACCAACTCAGCCTGCCAGTTTAAGGCCATTGAAGGGTCTAAGCATGAGGTGCTGTTTGAGAAAGACGAATATCGCAATCAAACACTGAATGCTATCAATCAGTTTTTTGCCTAG
- a CDS encoding Cof-type HAD-IIB family hydrolase, with product MSIPALKDSVKIVASDLDGTLLAPNHQLSDFTKLTLKKLHDQGYTFIFATGRHHVDVAGIRQIAGIPAYMITSNGARVHDQNDQLMYSQNVPQELVQPVIDIVRQDPNLFIHMYQNEDWLLDREDEMLAKFHSESGFSYKRFEAENAPSEGIAKVFFTHPEQDHEYLVTFEQKLRDAFGDKLNIAFSTPWCLEVMAAEVSKGHALDAVAKSLNLTLDNCVAFGDGMNDAEMLAMAGKGLVMGTSHEKVFKALPDNEVIGSSADDAVAHYLEKHLL from the coding sequence ATGAGTATTCCTGCACTAAAAGATTCCGTGAAAATTGTTGCTTCTGATTTAGATGGTACGCTTTTGGCTCCCAACCATCAGCTAAGCGACTTTACCAAGCTAACACTTAAGAAATTACACGACCAAGGTTATACCTTTATCTTCGCTACGGGTCGTCACCACGTCGATGTGGCGGGTATTCGTCAGATCGCAGGTATTCCGGCGTACATGATCACTTCAAACGGTGCACGCGTGCATGACCAGAACGATCAACTGATGTATAGCCAGAACGTGCCTCAGGAACTCGTTCAACCTGTTATCGATATTGTTCGCCAAGACCCAAATCTCTTTATTCACATGTACCAGAATGAAGATTGGCTACTGGACCGTGAAGACGAAATGCTGGCAAAATTCCACAGTGAGTCTGGCTTTAGCTACAAGCGCTTTGAAGCAGAAAATGCACCAAGCGAAGGTATTGCGAAAGTCTTTTTCACTCACCCAGAGCAGGACCACGAATATCTCGTCACGTTTGAACAAAAGCTAAGAGATGCTTTTGGCGACAAACTGAACATCGCCTTCTCTACACCTTGGTGTCTGGAAGTGATGGCCGCTGAAGTCTCTAAAGGCCACGCCCTAGACGCTGTTGCGAAATCACTGAACCTGACACTGGATAACTGTGTTGCCTTTGGTGACGGAATGAACGATGCCGAGATGCTGGCTATGGCAGGCAAAGGCTTAGTGATGGGTACATCGCATGAGAAAGTATTTAAAGCTTTACCAGACAATGAAGTGATTGGCAGCAGCGCAGACGACGCCGTTGCTCACTACCTAGAAAAGCACCTGCTCTAA
- a CDS encoding EVE domain-containing protein — protein sequence MAYWLFKTEPDTFSIQTLRVQKTSCWEGVRNYQARNMMRDDVKLGDLVMIYHSSCKKVGVAGIAKVTREAYPDHFQFDPESDYYDAKSSPDNPRWIMVDVEFVRVTERLIPLATLKAMPELAEMLLVKRGNRLSIMPVTEQEWQAILSKEVLGSR from the coding sequence ATGGCATATTGGTTATTTAAAACAGAACCCGACACCTTCTCTATTCAGACTCTGAGAGTACAAAAAACCTCTTGTTGGGAGGGTGTACGCAACTATCAGGCTCGAAACATGATGCGCGATGACGTTAAGCTTGGAGACCTGGTGATGATATACCATTCATCATGTAAGAAAGTTGGCGTAGCGGGGATCGCTAAAGTAACCAGAGAAGCCTACCCAGACCATTTTCAATTCGATCCAGAAAGTGATTACTACGATGCCAAGTCTTCGCCAGACAACCCGCGCTGGATAATGGTGGATGTCGAGTTTGTGCGAGTGACTGAGCGCTTAATTCCTTTGGCAACGCTTAAAGCGATGCCTGAGCTAGCAGAAATGCTGTTGGTTAAACGGGGCAATCGCTTATCCATCATGCCAGTTACAGAGCAAGAGTGGCAGGCGATCTTAAGCAAAGAAGTGCTAGGTTCTCGTTAG
- a CDS encoding COG3650 family protein has protein sequence MKVMKNPVTWLVAFALQGCVTAPDTPQQPELPPATLDEPLSIQPQTFIMRGQVVVGHESRTFTPCGSQQQYWLDLTPELALEAQGLSTRPYQALYGELIGHLTVPSQTGYNADFTARFVVDQVNILTAENPDRCDQPLRSTRVFGNEPFWSASFDKDQLKYTKMGEQPQILDIESSRTTPSSRDYQLEGKAAQGQLNLTKESCSDGMSDSIYGWHAKLSLNDSNYNGCATVSNQDPTLDWSGLYFASSTQNTGFSINLELNDDHSAITTYSYSNGDPSIVEQGFWQQLNQNQVQVVMTRHQQQYLISERIFTLDSGKLVAEKEKVGNVVYPIANGGLVLFEAKNTQTQVNTTANVDLTAKQVNSSDQLDQKVDQAIREYFKINNTSPDNTKYRWLTYDLNGDGKEELFAQLDWCGSGGCTLLIFENHQDNWRFNSRVTLVKGDIRLGKSQNHGWQDLIFNVSGGGATPAKHTLSYSGVSYPLNPSVAPVADDADISDVVLFADGVSPAQSGVKL, from the coding sequence ATGAAGGTAATGAAAAACCCAGTGACATGGCTAGTCGCATTCGCTCTACAAGGCTGTGTTACGGCACCTGATACGCCGCAACAACCTGAACTGCCTCCAGCAACCTTGGATGAGCCACTGAGCATTCAACCGCAAACCTTCATCATGCGTGGTCAGGTAGTGGTTGGCCATGAAAGCCGAACCTTCACCCCTTGCGGTAGCCAACAACAATACTGGTTAGATTTAACGCCAGAACTCGCATTAGAAGCGCAAGGGCTCTCAACGAGACCTTACCAAGCCTTATACGGCGAGCTGATTGGTCATCTAACCGTACCGAGCCAAACAGGGTATAACGCAGATTTCACGGCACGTTTCGTGGTTGATCAAGTGAATATTCTCACCGCAGAAAACCCTGACCGTTGTGACCAACCCCTGCGTTCAACACGTGTATTCGGCAATGAACCTTTCTGGTCAGCAAGCTTCGATAAAGACCAGCTCAAATACACTAAGATGGGCGAACAGCCACAGATCCTCGATATTGAATCAAGCCGCACCACACCAAGCAGTCGTGATTACCAATTAGAAGGTAAAGCAGCGCAAGGCCAACTCAACCTTACGAAAGAGAGTTGCAGCGACGGCATGAGCGATTCTATCTATGGATGGCATGCCAAGCTTAGCCTTAATGACAGTAACTATAATGGCTGTGCAACGGTCTCTAACCAAGATCCAACATTGGACTGGAGCGGGCTCTACTTCGCTAGCTCAACGCAGAACACTGGATTCTCTATCAACCTTGAGCTCAACGATGACCACAGCGCCATTACGACATACTCGTACAGCAATGGAGACCCTTCGATTGTTGAACAAGGCTTCTGGCAGCAACTGAACCAAAATCAGGTACAAGTGGTTATGACTCGCCACCAGCAACAGTATTTAATCTCCGAGCGCATCTTCACGCTCGATAGCGGCAAGCTGGTCGCTGAAAAAGAGAAAGTGGGCAACGTTGTCTACCCGATTGCCAATGGCGGTCTGGTGCTATTCGAAGCTAAGAATACACAAACGCAAGTCAACACCACCGCTAACGTTGATCTAACCGCAAAGCAGGTGAACTCCAGCGATCAACTTGATCAAAAAGTCGACCAAGCGATCCGCGAATACTTTAAGATCAATAACACCTCACCAGACAATACTAAGTACCGCTGGTTAACCTACGACTTAAATGGCGATGGTAAAGAAGAACTGTTTGCCCAGCTCGATTGGTGTGGCTCTGGTGGCTGTACACTGCTTATTTTTGAAAATCATCAAGATAACTGGCGCTTCAATAGCCGAGTGACACTGGTTAAGGGCGATATACGCTTAGGTAAATCGCAAAACCACGGTTGGCAAGATCTGATCTTCAATGTCAGCGGCGGCGGTGCAACACCAGCGAAGCACACATTGTCATATTCAGGTGTGAGCTACCCACTCAACCCAAGTGTCGCTCCAGTTGCAGATGATGCTGATATCAGCGACGTGGTTTTGTTTGCTGATGGTGTATCACCTGCACAAAGTGGAGTTAAGCTGTAA
- a CDS encoding tRNA-uridine aminocarboxypropyltransferase — MSNQQACHGCGFTHQCVCHLIPTVESQTDLVLLTHENELSRDTNTGKLLQQSLEQCQSIVWQRKTPPAELMALLEDETRQPFLLFPSDQSIECQQAVMTQAMSRKPLFIILDGTWQEAKKMLNKSSWLQAVPQVHLDITSESSYTLRRNQDSGHLCTCEVGIELLKSLGESEPAKLIDDYYQQYLKVFHADKCGHALK; from the coding sequence ATGAGTAACCAACAAGCTTGCCATGGTTGTGGCTTCACTCACCAGTGCGTTTGTCATCTAATACCGACGGTTGAAAGCCAAACCGATCTTGTCCTACTGACTCATGAGAATGAGCTGTCACGAGACACCAACACCGGAAAGTTGCTTCAGCAATCCCTTGAGCAGTGTCAGTCCATTGTGTGGCAAAGGAAAACACCACCAGCCGAGCTAATGGCGCTGCTTGAAGATGAAACACGACAACCGTTTCTTTTATTCCCGAGTGATCAAAGCATCGAGTGTCAGCAAGCAGTGATGACCCAAGCCATGAGTCGAAAACCGCTATTCATTATCTTGGATGGCACATGGCAAGAAGCGAAGAAGATGCTTAACAAGAGCTCGTGGTTACAAGCTGTCCCACAAGTTCACCTCGACATCACCAGCGAATCCTCTTACACCTTGCGCCGCAATCAAGACAGTGGCCATCTGTGTACTTGCGAAGTGGGTATTGAGTTACTCAAATCTTTAGGTGAAAGCGAACCTGCCAAGCTTATTGATGACTACTACCAACAGTATCTAAAAGTATTCCACGCCGACAAATGTGGCCACGCTCTCAAATAG